A single region of the Candidatus Marinarcus aquaticus genome encodes:
- a CDS encoding DUF1330 domain-containing protein has protein sequence MFEMLVALNVCNKELYEQYTKEISSLLQEHQGSFSYDVWVEKDELENQSAHKNINRIFTLRFETKKLKEAFFNHPNYTSIKARYFDKAVNSSYIISTYHI, from the coding sequence ATGTTTGAAATGTTGGTTGCACTGAATGTGTGCAACAAAGAGCTGTATGAACAATACACAAAAGAGATATCAAGCCTGCTTCAAGAGCACCAAGGCAGTTTCTCTTATGATGTTTGGGTTGAAAAAGACGAACTTGAAAACCAATCAGCTCATAAAAATATCAATCGGATTTTTACACTGCGTTTTGAAACAAAAAAGTTAAAAGAGGCATTTTTTAACCATCCAAACTATACGTCAATCAAAGCTCGATATTTTGATAAAGCTGTTAATTCAAGCTACATTATCTCAACGTATCACATATAA
- the recO gene encoding recombination protein RecO, whose amino-acid sequence MQGYIIDVKNVRDDDLIVTILEENNLFTAYRFYGARHSTINVGYKIDFELESNLKSSIPRLKDVIQLGFEWILDREKLYCWQRYIKLFYPHLKEVEELESFYFQSLDDTVHKMIKQNPKRAIIESYIQLLEHEGRLHKEYECLLCEQKIHNKISLVRSFLPTHAKCSYSKTFEFNQIKELFDEASLLKFEDEEVEYLWNILLQGL is encoded by the coding sequence ATGCAAGGATATATTATTGATGTCAAGAATGTCCGTGATGATGACTTGATTGTTACGATTCTTGAAGAAAATAATCTCTTTACTGCGTATCGATTTTATGGTGCTCGACACTCTACTATCAATGTAGGATATAAAATCGATTTTGAACTTGAAAGCAATTTAAAAAGTTCCATTCCACGCCTTAAAGATGTCATACAGTTGGGATTTGAATGGATTTTAGATCGAGAAAAACTCTACTGTTGGCAACGCTATATTAAACTTTTTTATCCTCATCTAAAAGAGGTAGAAGAGTTGGAGTCTTTTTACTTTCAAAGTCTGGATGATACCGTTCATAAAATGATAAAACAAAATCCCAAACGTGCCATTATAGAGAGTTACATACAACTTCTCGAACATGAAGGTCGTTTGCACAAAGAGTATGAATGTCTTTTATGTGAACAAAAAATTCACAATAAAATAAGCTTAGTGCGAAGTTTTCTTCCCACACATGCCAAATGTTCTTACAGTAAAACGTTTGAGTTTAATCAAATTAAAGAGCTGTTTGATGAAGCATCTCTTCTAAAGTTTGAAGATGAAGAGGTGGAGTATTTATGGAACATATTATTGCAAGGATTATAA